TTCAGGAGCTCTGGGGGCTCCCCCTCAGAGAGGTAAAGGTCAGCACGGCTTCTTCATCGCTGCCCTGGCTTTAACTCCTCAGGGCCACGGGCTCCCCTCCTCCGGTCACTGCTGACGAAGGAAGCAAATCCTCGGCAGAGATGAGGATGACGTGGGCGGAGGGCGGGCGTGGCAAGGGCGGCGGTAAGGGGTGGTAGCGGGGGCGCTGCGCTACACGAGGCACTATAGCCATGGGCACACTGGCCCGGGCCGCTCCTCCCGCCGGCACCCTCCCTCTTATTGTGTATATTTAGATCGccaaccgccaccaccaccaccaccacggcgcTCCTCCTGAGTCCAGCCCCCCCAGAATGTGGGCCGTCCCTCTCACATGCGGTCCGGCCCACTCACATGTGGTCTGGTCAGGCCCACTCACATTTGGGCCGTCCATCTCACATGTGGTCCGACCCTCTCGCATGTGGTCCGGCCCACTTACATATGAGCCGTTCTTCTCACATGTGGGCCGTCCCTCTCACATGTGGTCCAGCCCACTCACGTGTGGTCCAACACTCTCACATGTGGTCCGCCTCACTTACATATGGGCCGTAACTCTCACATGTGGTCCGGCCCACTCACATATAGGCCGGCCATCTCAAATGTGGTCCGGCCCACTCACATATGGGAAGTCCCTCTCACATGTTGGTCCGGCCCACTCACATGTTGGTCTGCCCCACTCACATGAGGTCCCTCACCCCTTCATGTGGTCCGCCTCCTCAGATGTGGCCCGGCCCCTTCGCATATGGTCCGTCTCCCTCACGTATAGTCCGTCCCTCTCCACATATAGGCCCCCCTCCGGCACATGGCcgatgggccccccccccccggcacatgGCTGGTGCCCcccccactcacatacataccaCTCATAAGTGTGCCGTGCCCTTCGCATGTCGGCCTTATCCTCATATGTCGGCCTTAAACGTGAACACGGCCCTTTCAAATGGGGCCCCAACTCTTCCTTATGTTGGCCCAATTCGTTCATGGCTAGGCCTCCTCTCTTCacatactggtggtggtgttggggtttgatttttttttcgcgTTCGTGACGCTGGTTCAGAAGTGGGTAGAGCGCTGACCTGCAAAATCCGGGGTTTTATCTGAGAATGAAAATGATTCATGCAAAATCAACGGATCCTTAAGTAAACGTGGCCTAACGTAACTTGGAGTCGATACTTATTTAATTCTCAGTTACGTCAAGATGTAGGGGAACATCTTTCTCCTAGTGTATGTATTGTTCTTTCTACCTGGTgctggtgtatgtatggttctctctacctggtgctggtgtatgtatggttctctCTACCTGGTGCTGGTGTATGTATTGTTCTTTCTACCTTGTgctggtgtatgtatggttctctCTACCTGGTGCTGGTGTATGTATTGTTCTCTCTACCTGGTGCTGGTGTATGTATTGTTCTTTCTACCTGGTGCTGGTGTATGCATGGTTCTCTCTACCTGGTGCTGGTGTATGTATTGTTCTCTCTACCTGGTGCTGGTGTATGTATGGGTCTCTCTGCTTGGTgctggtgtatgtatggttctctCTACCTGGTGCTGGTGTATGTATTGTTCTCTCTACCTGGTgctggtgtatgtatggttctctCTGCTTGGTGCTGGTGTATGTATTTTCTCTACCTGGTgctggtgtatgtatggttctctCTACTTGGTGCTGGTTCTCTCTGCCTGGTGTATGTATTCATTCTTCCACTAAGACACTTTTGATCATTCTGATCTGAGAgttgagaaggagacggagtgcaGATGTTCACTGTAAAATAACTTACAGCTCACGAAACGGCAAGACTGACACATTTATTGCAAGCCTTTGTAGGTGCCAggttgataaatgatttattgtatCGTTTGAAGGCTCAAAATTATTATTGTATGATTGCACGTCTCTCAAATACTTCATTGTATAAGTGTAAGGCTGGCAAATTATTCCCCATTCAGTTGTAAAACTGAGAAATGATTTAACGTAATATTGCAAGGTTGAAGAATGGTATTCTTATATTTGCAAgcctgatagatagatagtcctCGTATAATTGCATGGCTGACAAATCATACTTGTATAATTGCAAGGCCGACGAATCATATTTGTATAATTGAAAGACTAACAATTCATCTATCGTATAATTGCGAGGCTGACGTATAATCTATCGTTTATCTGCAAAGCTCATAAATGATGTTTTATTGCAAGGATGACAAATCTTATTTACTTACTTGCAAGGCTGGCAGATGATTTATCGTATAATCGCAAGGTTGACAAATAACTTACAGATCATTTAAGTGCAAGTATGATATATGCAGAGGAGATCAACAGTATATCTATACGAGGCCATCTGTCTCGCGTGGCTGCCTTTGTTTACTCCTTGAAGTCTGTCACACATCACCGCTCCGGACCAGATGTCTGCACCGTAGCCACAAGTTTGGCAGGGTAGAAGCCATTCCTCTGGGCGTCTGACCAAAAGCCTAGTCGGACGCTCAAGTCTCCGAGGCTTACTTAGCATTCTTAAGTGTCTCATATTTCTTCCGTATTGGGGAGGGCTGAGAGAGAGGCATACTGAAACACGAGTAACAATAATGCTTTATTTCACATAGGTGGGCTATGTTGTGCAGGATGGTGTGGGTTGGGTAATCTTAGTGAGTGTGAAAAGATGTAGGTAGGATTTTCCCTCCTGCTCTGCAGGGGGTGAGAAGCAGGCGTCGTTGCGTGGAAGACGACGCACTTGTCTGCCGGGTCTCAGTGAATGTGCAGCTACGAGAGAGGTGGCATGCCAAGGCCTCGAGACTCTACAGCAGAAGGGACGAGGAGGTAGTGGGGTTCCGTCGTTGTCCTGCTGGTGCGGCAAATGGGAGGCAGTCGAGGCTCAGGTGTTCGGGAGACATGCGTAGTTCGCCGGGTTGCGCTGCGGTGGTCGGAAAGGCGTAGTCGAGATCCTGTGGGATGTGCTTTAGATGACGGTGTCAAATGATGCTCCTGTGATGCCATGGAAGATGAGGCACCAAAGAGTCCTGACAAAGAGGATGATAAGTCAGCAGTCACATCGTGAGCTGCTACTGACGGCGGAGAAGAACTCTGTGGTTCACATACCCGAAGACATGGTCAGGCAACTGCGGTTACCTTGTGACTGCTTGAATTCTGTCCCTTCACATGTTAGCTGAGCTCCCGTTCTTTTTAAGGCCTAGCACCATCTGATGTTGGATGAATAACATTGTCACTCTGTGAAACTCAAGTTTTGTGTATCACTATTCGTATTACTGTCGTATTACATTATCTAACAAATCATgacttacaatatatataattacatacaatatatatatataattatatatataattatatataattccaGTCTTCACATCAAATCATCTATAAGAactgatattaatgataaattcCAAATTCTAAAACTTATAATCATTTACGGAAAATTTAAAATTctcaatattttcttatcataatgattttataatttttttttttcagaacagcTTTTAAATTTGGCTTGTGACATGAACATTCACTTGATGGATACGCTGTTTAGAACGGTCTCTGGAAGTGGATGTAGGAGTCACCGTCTACAGTGGTCTCTGGAAGTAGAAGGTCTCACCGTCTACTGTGGTCTCTGGAAGTGGAAGCAGAGGAAGCCACCGTCTACAGTGCTTTCTGGAAGTAGAAGTAGAGGGCTTCACCGTCTAGTGTGGTGTctggaagtggaagtagagggaGTCATCGTCTTCAGTGGTCTCTGAAAGTGTAAGTAAAGGTCTACACTGTATACAGTAGTCTCTGGAGGTGGAAATGGAGGTCTGCACTGTCTACAATGGGATCTGGAAGAGGAAGTGGTTGGCTACGCTGTCTACAATGGTTCCTGGGAGCGGAAATGGATCATTACGCACTCTAGTATGTGATCTGTGAAAGGGGATGATGGCTACGCTGCTTTGGGTGATTCGTACGGAAATGGATATGGCtacactgtttatatatatatatatatatatatatatatatatatatatatatatatatatatatatatatatatatatatagactgtacTGCAATATGTACCCGCGTTTGAAGTGTTTCGAGACATGGTGGGTCACTCGCTGTGTTTACTACCTCAGTGTTACTTCACcgaggagggtgaggcaggagaggctgtAGCCGATCAGGAGCACAAAAAACACCCCCTGAAAGATACAGAAGCTTCAGTGAATACAGTTCACAGCGAGTCTGTAGATATGTCCTCTATTAACCCAGATCTGTTCATTACGTTCACCTCGACTGAGATGAGCTAGAAAATGCCTATTCCTTACGTTCTGTTTTCTTTCCTatgatcgagcgcataggttccaatcctggatacggcagtgggtccacagtcaacccagctgttcatctattcttaggggttagtcgataaggtgggtacctggctcagactaggacAGCTAAAGGGTTGTACGTGTACCTGTAAGTGATGCAGGCCCAGGGCTTGACTCTCTTCCTCAGACGACTTGTCAACCTTCGCCTCAACCTCTCTCCGTCGAGGGTCGTTAATGAGGTCGTCCAACCACTGTAAACAAAGGATTTCATTGGCCCTCCTTCGTGTTGTTATCTGAATTTACCTACCTTTAACAGCCTTTTTAGAAAATTCATTGTTTGACGAAGTTTGAACCAGCTCGTTATAAGACTGGAAAAAAAGGACGTTATATTTCAACGAAAATCCTCACTTGAGGTTCAATTGATCCTCATCTTCTGAAGGACGCGTCCCTCACCTCGACCCACATCAACATCGGAAGATGCAAGACTTACGTACCTTCGAGATAAATCCGCTCTGAATGAGAGCCCTAATATTACTATTGAAGGCGTGCCGGTAGGGGCAGCCAGGGTTCATTGCCCAGCCCAGCTCGACTGGGAAGATATCCCCTTTTGCGACGTGTAGCTGCCTCTCTCCCGTCCCGCTTGTGAACCTGTAAGAGATACAAATCACAGCTCACTTTCTGATCGGCCATGTCACAAATAcgacaacaagagagagagacataaactGTCATGGGTCCAGTGCAGGGAAAATGATTATACATAAGGAAAAAATTATTTTGTGTAAAGCACTGATATGAAAAACACATTGTTGGGACGTGAGTTGAAATATAGCTATAACAATTTAGATAAGAAAAGTGGAGAAAAGGTGACAAAACAAGTTTTAGTtacgaaaaacaaaagaagacgCAATCCCATGGTAGAGATAACAGTAGGCCGGAATGTCCAAGAATCCGATTGGTTCTTGACGGACTGACTGTCTTCACGGTTTGTACCCTCCAAACAACAAGTTCGCTGTCGAATGACTCGGAAATAAGCTGTCATTGTTACCAATCGGCCCACAAACGTAATGAATCAAACAAGCGCCGAGGGTGCATGTATCACGGTGTTGTGTCCTTACATGACAGCGATGCGGTCCTCGAGGTAGGTCCTCCAGGTAATGAAGCCGTACTTGGTGTCCCGAGCTCTTCGGATGCACTCGTCCAGCGTCGGGCACGGCTGCAGGCCCCGGAACACTTCCTGGTACAAGGGAACCTTCGAAGTCTTCAGTAGCTGGAAATCAGCCGCACCCAAGTCCTGTTGAATACGAATGGGGTTTGAGCTGAGGAGGGCGAAGGATTTTCCCAAATGTACGTATGAACTAGACGTGTCAAGGATAACACACTAGGACAACACGAACCTAgagtaagcacacacacaaaaaaaagtgatTGAGGTCTCTAAAACAATTTGAGGAAGTTGGGGAGTTTCTTCATACCGGAAAACACTGGTTTAACTGCGTACGCCAGAAGTCATGTGAGTGGAAGACGCAAGTGGAGTGTTGTTGGAGATATAGTTGTTATAAGGTCAGGTCTCCTCGGTGTGTGTACAGTGGCTGCTCCACGACAGTTTGAGGACATAAGTGATATCAAAACTGGTTTGTTAAGACCCTTAAAGATAaatcatagtaaaaaaaaaaaaatgcatagagattgttatcacacacacacacacatacgtactttTCAGTGATTTACGTTTCAAAAGGCTATTCTTAGGAGCAATAAACAAATGTCTGCTGTACTCCAGCATCTGGAGAGGATTAGGATCCAATCCTTCAACCACTGGCTGAATGCTACAGTAATATAGGAAATACGAGATTTGGAGAATTTACTTCTTTTCGATCATATGAGCATCAAGCTTGGTTTGTGTCCACAGGTCAGGAAACTTGGATTATATGGGTATGAAGCTTGGAATTATATGGGCATGAAGCTTTGATTATATTAGCATGAAGCTTGGATTATATTGACATGAAGCTTATGAACATGAAGCATACACTTTATGGACATGAAGCTTGAATTGTATTGGCATGAAGCTTGGATTATATGAGCATGAAGCTTGGATTACATTGACATAAAGCTTATGAACATGAAGTTTACACTGTATGGACATGAAGCTTGAATTGTACAGGCATGAAGCTTGGATTATATTGACATGAAGCTTATGAACATGAAGCATGCACTGTATGGACATGAAGCATGAACTGTACAGGCATGAAGCTTGGATTATATTGACATGAAGCTTATGAACATGAAGCATGCACTGTATGGACATGAAGCTTGAATTGTATAGGCATGAAGCTTGGATTATATGAACATGAAGCTTGAAAGACATATGAAATGAAGCTTACGTATACATCTATACGTCCAGTACCTGGATGCCCCATGTGTGATCTGAGTTGACGAGTTGTTCCAGCAGGTTCAGCGTTGGGGAGAGGGTGGGCAGAGTGAGGGTGGCTGTCAGCATGGCCACGTACATGGTCAGGGTCACCAGCATGGCCAACACGTACGTGACGACGAACATCCGGGGACACAGGCCTGGGGCCCACCTCACACCCTGGCTGTGCATCACATACACCAGGGAGTTGGGAAGAGCGTCTTGAGTGCGTGCAGGTAAATGATtgctgtagcacacacacacacacacacacacacacacacacacacacacacacacacatgcacacacacacagcgttactgaccatgtgtCACCACGGGACAGCCCAGGAtcggacctgcatgggttcgaatccttggcgtgaCAGTCGGTCCCCAATCctacccaagtgttcatcctcgccTCAGGGGTGggagataagtgtgtgtgtgtgtgtgtgtgtgtgtgtgtgtgtgtgtgtgtgtgttccatccgCACCAGCTGTACCGTATGCGGCAAAGCTCCAGTTGCACAGTGCCATGCTGGCTGCACATTTCCATGCCCTCTGTACAGTACTGTGCCATCTGTTCAGTGTCGTCTATATATTACCTAGTATTATGCCAACTGTACAGTACCCAGCTCTACAAACTGTACAGTATCGTACCAACTGTACAGTATCGTACCAACTGTACAGTACTGTGACTCATGTACAATGTCAAGGCACCTTAGCAGTACCCAGCAGTACAGTACAGGTACCAGCTGCACAGTACCAGGTACCATGCTCGCTGTACTGTAGCATGCAACGCCATCTGTATAGTAGCCTGCCTTGTTACTTGTATGGTACCATGTTAGCTGTATGGTACCATGTTAGCTGTATGGTACCATGTTAGCTGTATGGTACCATGCTAGCTGTATGGTACCATGCTAGTTGTATGGTACCATGTTAGCTGTATGGTAACATGCTAGTTGTATGGACCATGTTAACTGTAGGTACCATATTAACTGTATGGTACCATGGTAGTTGTATAATAACTGTTCCAGCTGTACAGTACCATGTCAGCAGTGTACTGCAGTGTACCACGAGTTCAGTACCATGTCAgctgtactgtagtgtaccagGAGTTCAGTACCATACCAACTGTACAATACTGTGTGAACTGTACAGTTCTGTACCAGAAGAAAATTAACATACCAGCTGTACAGGTCCATGCCAGATGTACAGCACAATGCCAGTTGTACAGTACTGCGTCAGCAGTACAGTACTGTACCAACTGTACAGTTCTGTGCCACCTGTGCGGTACCATACCGGCagtccactaccacaccagcctcacgGTAATAAGTACACACTAGAGGACTCACTTGAAGGAGGCGCCGAAGATGAGGAGGCAAGCCTTGACCATAGAGGGCGCGAGGGACGAGGTGGAGACATCATATCGTCTGGAGCTGGTGCAGATCAGGTAGTAGATGGGTCCTGACACTATCAAGGTCAGGGCAAAGGTCACCCATACCTGCCGTGATACACGTCACTCAGGTGGGTCTCTCACTGGGGGTCAAAGACCCGCTCCCTGTCTGCCCCCCCCTGGCCTGACCTCATCATGGGGTCTTACCTCAGAAgaccatgggaaggacagacaaacagaatGGTTGATGGTCTGTTACTAGAAAGGTAAAAGGTATCCTAGATTTCTAGTCTACGTAGATAAAGGCGAAGGAGTTATGAAGGAAAACATAACATATAGGAAGAATAGACTAACATGGAAATTCTACAAGACAGAATGAACTGAAACACATCTTGATCACAGTCACAAGATAGACCGAAGAAGGAGAAAATAGTTGAGAGAGGTGATGATAATCGATTCTCTTTAATTATTTGTGTGGCCGTTAACTGTTCTGATAGTCTTcgctttgatgaaaaaaaaaattgggtagtATTTAAATCCAGTATTCCATGATTCTAGCTGAGGAAACCTTTTCTGCCCCcttttgtactcagtctccttgCCTTTAGTTATTAAAATTATTACTTATTTCAACAAACTTCCCACAAGCCTCCTCGGAGTCTACACTTTCGAAAGCCTATCATCCTAGATCTCTTGAGCCTTTTTTGTTTTAGTATATTTCTGTGCGCCACATAGTACCCTGCCTCTCACCTCAGGGGCAAATGGCCTAATGAGCGCCAGAGCCTGATTGAGAGGGCGTGGCTTCGACGTGGCGAAGGTGATAGGTTCGACGTGGTAACCAATGGTGCAGTCTACCTTCTCCTCCCGGTCTTGCGTTATGGCAATGTTCAGGGAGAAGTCCGCCTCCAGCCTCTCCACTGCTCCTATCACTCCTGCAGCCCGTAACGTAAGGTATATTAAAGTGGCAGCGTTCAGTCAAACGCTTCACTAGAAAAGCAGGAGAGTATGTGAATCATAGTGGCCATGAGCATGAGGAATGGTAAAGGAAGGAGGTGTATGTTGTACCTGTGTAACTTCCGTTCTCCAGCCTGTGTCCCCACTGCCCGTCGCTAGGCTCCACCAAGACGTAGGTGAAGTTCAGCGTCCTGGACATTTCATTCAACATTTTGTTGTCGACGCAGTTGCCGGCCGGGATAAGGACACCGCCTTCTTCCTGGTAGCAGCTGAAGGGCTCGTATACCAGCGTCACCACCTGGAACTGGTGCCCCTGGAAGTTCTGGTCGGGAGAGGGACCATTCCATGATATATAGAGGCAACATAAGGTCTTCTCAAGTAACGAAGACCTAATACGATGTTTCCCCCACCCAATGAGGGATGCAAAAATCTAAAGATCTTATAAAGAGGGAATATTTTTTCGACATTTTAAGGGTCTCTGTTGTCCATGTGCGAGAGAGTTTAAAAGTCCGCCTTACCTGGAAGAGATCAGGGTAGAGAGGCGATTCACTGAGGAACCCTGTGTCTGAGGTCCAGTAGTTGACGAGGTTGACCTGAGGGCGCCCTGAGGCACAGTACGGGCACATCTGCAGCAGTTGGTATACtaaggagggcgaggaggaggaggaggaggagggagccattAATTTAGCCtcggaggagtgaggaaggagcgACGCCCGACCCTCCTGCAACACACGTGACACCACCACTAAGTTGTAACTGGATCctgtcaacaaacaacaacacaccagtTGTATCTGGAACCTGTGTACGATACGCGACTGACCATCTTCACACTTAGCTCTCCTCCTTGAACGTATGATAACAACTTGGATGAAATGGTTTAGTTCTTTAAGAACAAGAACGAGAGCACTTACTCGaattcgttattattattattattattactattattattatcattattattattattactattatcattataattattattgatattattgtctATTTGTTTTATCTTATTTCCAAGAGCCTGGTGTTCTGTGTTGATACAATGAACATCGTTATGAATTTAGATATACACAGGAGTAACAATGTATCATAACCAAATGATGAATTGTCGATATCAAGGACGGGGTGCGACACTCACCAAGGACGGGATGCGACACTCACCAAGGACGGGGTTCGACACTCACCAAGGACGAAGTGCGACACTCACCAAGGACGGGGTGCGACACTCACTAAGGACGAAGTGCGACACACACCAAGGACGGGGTGCGACACTCGCCAAGGACGGGATGCGACACTCATCAAGGACGGGATGCGACACTCACCAAGGACGGGATGCGATACTCACCAAGGACGGGGTGCGACACTCACCAAGGACGGGGTGCGACACTCACCAAGGACGGGGTGCGACACTCACCAAGGACGGGGTGCGACACTCACCAAGGACGGGGTGCGACACTCACCAAGGACGGGGTGCGACACTCACCAAGGACGGGATGCGACACTCATCAAGGACGGGGTGCGACACTCACCAAGGACGGGGTGCGACACTCACCAAGGACGGGGTGCGACACTCACCAAGGACGGGGTGCGACACTCACCAAGGACGGGGTGCGACACTCATCAAGGACGGGGTGCGACACTCACCAAGGACGGGGTGCGACACTCACCAAGGACGGGGTGCGACACTCATCAAGGACGGGGTGCGACACTCACCAAGGACGGGGTGCGACACTCACCAAGGACGGGGTTCGACACTCACCAAGGACGGGGTGCGACACTCATCAAGGACAGGGTGCGACACTCACCAAGGACGGGGTGCGACACTCACCAAGGACGGGGTTCGACACTCACCAAGGACGGGGTGCGACACACACCAAGGACGGGGTGCGACACTCATCAAGGACGGGGTGCGACACTCACCAAGGACGGGGTGCGACACTCACCAAGGACGAGGTGCGACACTCACCAAGGACAGGGTGCGACACTCACCAAGGACGAGGTGCGACACTCACCAAGGACGGGGTGCGACACTCACCAAGGACGGGGTGCGACACTCACCAAGGACAGGCTGATGAGACTCACCAAGCAGTGGATGAGAGGCCAGGCTTGTCATGGTAACATCCCTGCCAGTGTAAGCCAGAAGGTACTTGGTGCTTCCCTTGAACCACGACCCGCGTTGTATACTAGCGAACGCCTCTCCC
This window of the Panulirus ornatus isolate Po-2019 chromosome 10, ASM3632096v1, whole genome shotgun sequence genome carries:
- the LOC139750640 gene encoding uncharacterized protein, whose protein sequence is MLGVAISSPGALADPCSSSSPCRASPSRPSHYGDMFPSVSHDSLLRLEAMTLSRPGGAAVDQVARSRRGPMGQVGPAEQNVGSAPTGEGRQVASLLRQALDQHLPGCQVPIFNFYKNDVDVFTSYNSFYERVSKLAFNEEQDTRARDESILRYVSLFLMSLLRDTQIVLYQPGGNATNLGITEDLLDELVSVWGQAAMVWKLDMFLTTAPPEYHVYKRGRHRRLRGEYCIAYIVLAELDWVGEAFASIQRGSWFKGSTKYLLAYTGRDVTMTSLASHPLLGSSYNLVVVSRVLQEGRASLLPHSSEAKLMAPSSSSSSSPSLVYQLLQMCPYCASGRPQVNLVNYWTSDTGFLSESPLYPDLFQIFASLIGWGKHRIRSSLLEKTLCCLYISWNGPSPDQNFQGHQFQVVTLVYEPFSCYQEEGGVLIPAGNCVDNKMLNEMSRTLNFTYVLVEPSDGQWGHRLENGSYTGVIGAVERLEADFSLNIAITQDREEKVDCTIGYHVEPITFATSKPRPLNQALALIRPFAPEVWVTFALTLIVSGPIYYLICTSSRRYDVSTSSLAPSMVKACLLIFGASFNQGVRWAPGLCPRMFVVTYVLAMLVTLTMYVAMLTATLTLPTLSPTLNLLEQLVNSDHTWGIQDLGAADFQLLKTSKVPLYQEVFRGLQPCPTLDECIRRARDTKYGFITWRTYLEDRIAVMFTSGTGERQLHVAKGDIFPVELGWAMNPGCPYRHAFNSNIRALIQSGFISKWLDDLINDPRRREVEAKVDKSSEEESQALGLHHLQGVFFVLLIGYSLSCLTLLGEVTLR